The Phyllostomus discolor isolate MPI-MPIP mPhyDis1 chromosome 9, mPhyDis1.pri.v3, whole genome shotgun sequence nucleotide sequence ggccgggccgggccgggccgagCCGAGGGCAGGTGGGGGGCCCTGTCACAGGTCCCGCTTCGTCTCTTCCAGGAGTGGTACCCGCACTACTTCGTCCTGACCAGCAGCAAGATCTACTACTCCGAGGAGACCAGCAACGACCAGGGCAACGAGGACGAGGAAGAGCCCAAGGAGGTGAGGGGccagcccggggctgggggctgggctgggctgggccgggctgggctcaGAGTCACCGAGCGCCTTTGCTGTCGCCCGCCCCTGCCCAGGCCAGCggcagcacagagctgcactcCAACGAGAAGTGGTTCCACGGGAAgctcggggcggggcgggacggGCGGCACATCGCCGAGCGCCTGCTGACCGAGTACTGCATTGAGACCGGGGCCCCCGACGGCTCCTTCCTCGTGCGCGAGAGCGAGACCTTCGTGGGCGACTACACCCTCTCTTTCTGGTAACTCGCTCCCCGGGTTGGCACCCGCGGGCGTGGCGCCACCCAGAGACAGCCGCGGTCCACAGTCTGTCTTTGTTCCTGGCTCCCGGGGGGCCCACACACCTGTCTGGTTCCAGCGGCCGCCCTCTCGCGGGGCGCCCTGGGCCTGAGATTCCCGCAGGCCCCCCTCAGATTCCCTCCCTCAGATTCGGCTTCTCGCTTGGGGTGGTGCGTGGTGTTTGGGGCTCGGACCGCCGCTCACTGCCCCCCCTTTCCTTCAGGCGGAATGGGAAAGTCCAGCACTGCCGGATCCACTCTCGGCAGGATGCCGGGACCCCCAAGTTCTTCTTGACAGACAACCTTGTCTTCGACTCCCTCTATGACCTCATCACGCACTACCAGCAGGTGCCCCTGCGCTGCAACGAGTTTGAGATGCGCCTCTCAGAGCCCGTCCCACAGACCAATGCCCACGAGAGCAAAGAGTGAGGGCAGGGATGGGGATGTgggtgggggcctgggtgggggcagcggaGTCCTCACTCGGGCCTGCCCTCAGGTGGTACCACGCAAGCCTGACCAGAGCGCAGGCCGAGCACATGCTGATGCGGGTTCCCCGTGATGGGGCCTTCCTGGTGCGGAAACGGAACGAGCCCAACTCCTATGCCATCTCCTTCCGGTGAGCGGTGTGGCCTGGGGTGctggtcggggggggggggggggggccctgcagcAGGGCCCCTGGTGACTGTTCGGTCTCTACCAAGGGCTGAGGGCAAGATCAAGCATTGCCGCGTGCAGCAGGAGGGCCAGACGGTGATGCTGGGCAACTCGGAGTTCGACAGCCTAGTCGACCTCATCAGCTACTACGAGAAGCATCCGCTGTACCGCAAGATGAAGCTGCGCTATCCCATCAACGAGGAGGCACTGGAGAAGATCGGCACGGCTGTGAGGACCGGTGGTGGAGGGGGTGcagcagtggggagagggtgaCCCTTCTGACTCCTGGCTCACTGCTGGGCAGGCCGCCACTCATGGGGAGATCCAGATGggcaggccagggctgggcacaAGTGAGGCAGATGAGGAGGTCGGGGACAGGCATTGAAGCAGCAAGATCCCCTGTGTGCCAGGGTGAGGAGGTCCTGGAGCCCACACAGGGAGAGTGGGCCCGAGGCTGAGGCTTATCCAGCTGGGTGTGGGCTGGACTCTGTCCCTGGGTCCGGAGAGAGGAGGCTGCagaggtggggctgtgggggtCAGGCCACCAGGGTGAGACCAGTGAAAAGGCAGGACCTGATGGAGCAGAGGGTGGCGATGGGGGCGGGGGACCAGGATCACAGCCTTGGGTAGAAGGAAGGAGTGAGTCTAGCACAGGAGATCCCCTTGAGACTCTTGTCATCAGTGGGCATGGGTGGCCAGAGAGAGGACTGCCATCTGCTGGGGCCCGGTGGCGGAGAGGAGCGTGCTGGGGGACAGGCTCAGCAGTGAGGGACATGTGCTGAGCAGAGCCCTGAGGGCGTGGTGCCTGTGGGGCTGTGCTGTAGAGAccctgggtggggccagggccatCCCCGCTAAGGTGGGGGGCCCATGGTGGACCAGGCGCCAGTGAAGGGGGCACATGGCTGCCAGCACCCCTTTCATTTCCGGGCATTAACGTATCCccattctgtccctgttcttagGAGCCTGACTATGGGGCCTTGTATGAGGGACGCAACCCTGGCTTTTATGTGGAGGCGAACCCTATGCCGACCTTCAAGGTACAGACAGCCTCAGGCCTGTGGGCACAGGAAGCTGGGGACAGTCCCCGGCCGCTTGGGGCTTGCACGTCTCAGCTCAGGGCCCATCTGTGGTCTTTGTGGAGAAGTGGTGTCTGTGGTTTTCCGCGGCCTGAGAGGTGGTGAGAGATGTGTGGTTGGTGAGTGGCCGCAACGCTCGCAGGGCCAAccctccccggcccccggccctggGGGTCAGCAGGGACCCTGCAGACTGCTCCCTGGGGTAACCCTGGTTTCTTCCTTGGGCagcagtggggcaggggtggggcccatTTGCCAGAAAACTTTGTTTTTGCCATGTGCTCCCTCATTTGGTGAAGATCTGTCAGGTCTTCCTCTTTTTGCCTGTTTCTCTAAGAGGTAAGAGCTGTGctctgttcctttcctcctttccttcagcTGCCAGGGAGCCCGGGAGAAGGCTCCTTCTCATTTTTCCAGTGAGGAAGGGTGGGGTCCCAGCCATGGCCACAGGTGGCCGGGTCCCGAGGAGGACCTCGGGCACTGCAGACACTCCCGGCACGCCAGCCCCGACGCCCCGGGCACGTTCGCGTGTTCCCTGTGGCCCAGGCATGGCTCACGAGGTTCCGCCTGGACCCCAAGGGGCTTCCTTGGCAGAGGCTCGGCTCTGTCCCCAGTGACATTGTCCTGAGCCTCCTGCAGGGCAGTGGTGAGGACCGAGtgccacctgctgctgcctgAGCCCCAGCTGGGAAGCCCAGGTGCATGCGTGTGCACGCGAGGCCTGGTCAGGACCGGGGCGGCAGGGGCTGCGCTCTCAGGGGTGCTTCTCCTCTGCAGTGTGCCGTCAAAGCCCTCTTCGACTACAAGGCCCAGAGAGACGACGAGCTGACTTTCACCAAGAGCGCCATCATCCAGAATGTGGAGAAGCAGGACGGAGGCTGGTGAGCTGCGTCCCCGGGGCCCTGCACGGGCCCGTCTGTCCCACGTGTCTGCCCACAGTGCCTGCCTTGGCCAGGCTCAGATGTGGGGGCCCCTGACAACAGATGCCCTCCCTTGGGAGTTtgggtggttgctgggggtcagcgCGCCCTGGCTCTTACAGGTGGCGGGGAGACTATGGTGGGAAGAAGCAGCTCTGGTTCCCGTCAAACTACGTAGAGGAGATGGTCAGCCCAGCAGCCCTGGAGCCGGAGAGGGAGGTGAGGCGAGAGCTGCTGGCGGGACAGGGTTCTCACCCCCATCACAGAGTCAGGCCGTGCGGCCGTCACACCCCATGGTGTCTGTTGTCTCCACACACACGTGCCACGCTTGTGTGGCCATGTGCACATTTGTAAGATGTAGTTGTCACATGCACCAGATGTTCCCTCACACGTGCATACGGGAGATGTGCTGACCGTCCCGCGGGCTTTGCTTCCCACAGCACCTGGATGACAACAGCCCCCTGGGGGACTTGCTGCGGGGCGTCTTGGATGTGCCAGCGTGTCAGATTGGTGAGCCCCTGTCCCCTTCTCTTGACCACTGTCCCTAAGGGCCAGGCTCTCTCGGGGCTGTCTCCGTGCTGCAGTGGCAGGCCCCACAGGCTGCCCGCACTCTCCCTCTCCGCATGCTTGGGCGCCCCCCTGACACCGCCCCAGGTTCCCTTCTGCGCCGTCTTTGGCCCTGCATGCTCACCCTGGGCCAGCGCCGTGGTTGGTGCCCGCAGCTAGCTGACATCCACAGTCCTAGTGGGTTGGGTCCCAGGATGTGACAGAGActtggaggaggggtggggagaggcccagGGTTCAAGGTAGAGGTCTGCATCGGACAGGGCTCAAGCCCTGGCCTCCCCGGCCtggcagtgcctggcacgtggaaGTGTCTGATCCCAGCTCTTGTCTTGTTCCCTCAGCCATCCGTCCCGAGGGCAAGAACAACCGGCTCTTCGTCTTCTCCATCAGTATGGCGTCGGTGGCGCAGTGGTCCCTGGATGTGGCTGCCGACTCACAGGAGGAGCTgcaggactgggtgaaaaagatccGCGAAGTGGCCCAGACCGCAGACGCCAGGGTGAGAGCCCGCTGCCAGGGATCAGGGGAAGCAGACAGGTGGCCACCGGCATGGCATGTTGAGGATGTGTTGAAATACATGTGGGACATCCAGGTGGGCCTGAATGGGCAGGTGGCTCCATGCGGCACAGGTAAGGGGAGTCatgggctgggggcaggtgtgggtgcCCAGGAGGGCTGAGGACTGCAGGGTAGGAGCAGGAGCCTGGGAAGCGCTGGCGGGGAGGCACACACAGGCACCATGAGAACCTGCAAGTGCTCATTGGCTGGCAGTGGGctttggggaggggccaggctctGGGAGAGAGCAGAGGGCACGCAGGGCTGGCGTGAACACCAGCTGCTGGAGGAGCCGGTGGGAGGAGATGGAGCAGGAGCTTGGTCAGAAGGGCCAGCCTTCTGGAGGAGGGAGGCCCCTTCCACTGAGCCTGGGGGACCAAGAGGAGGAAGTACTTTCAAGGGTAAGGGAATTACGGCCAGTGGCCATTTGCCCTGGTCACTTGGGGTGGGGTAGAGGGGCTACAAAACAGACCTGTGGCTGCTTTGGACAGTGGGCATCTGTGAGCCAAGCAGAGGGGATGTGCGAGGGCCGTGCCAGAGTGCGGCCTGGAAGGAGAAGGCACCAGCAGACCTGCTGGGCGAAAGGGAGGGCCCAGAGTGCAGGCTGAGAGCGGGAGATCTGAGTCTGCGAGTGCAGGAGCGGCCCCTGGTGGGGGTGGCCCCCCAGGGGCGAGAGAACCTCGTGGTGGAGACTGTGGAGAGTGGGCTTCTGTCACGGAGATGTGGAAGTGGATGGTTGTGTTGGAGTGGGAGGAGCTGAGGTGGGAAAGCTTTTTGGCCAGGGTGGTGGGTGGTCCTTGGGGTGCAGAAGACTAAGCCAGGGTCCTGAGTCCCTAGTGAAGTCACAGGGGAGCCAGTAGGTGGCCTTTCTATCTCAAAGAGGTTCAGTACCAAGTGGCGGCAGCATTACTCGGTAGTGCAGCCAACCCAGGACCCTGAGCTGTCACTGGGGCGTGGGCTGTGGTGAGGATCCCTCCCTCCAAGTGTGTCCTTGGGCAGAGAAGCATGGTTCTGGGGTGAGACTAAGGATGGAGGGCTCTTGTTTATGGTTCAGTGGGGTCTGGAAGATGGCGGGGAGGGACCCAGAGCACCTACTGAGGGAGCAGACTGCCCAaggcaggtggggctgctgtctCCTGGGTGGGGCCCCAGCCAGGGGCTATAGGgccttgtgtgtgtgtccccagctCACAGAGGGGAAGATGATGGAGCGGAGGAAGAAGATCGCCCTGGAGCTCTCCGAGTTGGTAGTCTACTGCCGGCCTGTCCCCTTCGACGAAGAGAGTAAGGGCCAAGGCCCAGcggggtgtgcatgtgtgtgggtggcctccatggagggtggaagaGGAGAGTATAGTcccttggggggggggttctgaAAGCGTTCTCCTTGTGTGGCTCAGAGATTGGCACAGAGCGCGCCTGCTACCGGGACATGTCGTCCTTCCCGGAAACCAAGGCCGAGAAATACGTGAACAAGGCCAAAGGCAAGAAGTTCCTCCAGTACAACCGACTGCAGCTCTCCCGCATCTACCCCAAGGGCCAGCGGCTGGACTCCTCCAATTACGATCCCCTGCCCATGTGGATCTGTGGCAGTCAGCTGGTGGCCCTCAACTTCCAGACCCCAGGTGAGGAGGtgccctgtggggtggggaggggcgtctccgggcagtggggctggaggcCACTAACCTGGCTCTTGCAGACAAACCTATGCAGATGAACCAGGCCCTTTTCATGACCGGCGGGCACTGTGGCTATGTGCTGCAGCCCAGCACCATGCGGGACGAGGTCTTTGACCCCTTTGACAAGAGCAGCCTCCGAGGGCTGGAGCCGTGCGCCATCTGCATTGAGGTAGGTTTCGGGGTGGGAAGGGGCTGCTCCCCTGGGGCTCATTTCAGGAGTCAGGGATGTGGTGCTGGTTAGTGGACTGGGGAGGGGCACTGGACTGCTCTTGAGCTTGAGGAAGACAGCTATGAGTCTCCACAGTGGGGCCGGCTCTTGAGTGGCTCTGGCCAGGGGCTGAATGTGGCTGGTTCTCGGCACTAAGGAGTCAGACTGCCCGTGCGTCCAAGCCGAGGGTCGCCACTGCCTGGAAGAAGTGGGCAGAAGACGGGCAGGAAGCTAGTGCTGAGCCAGGGGCCGGAGCAAGCTAGGCCTGCACTGCACTCAGGAGAACAGGATGCAGCAGAAGCAAcacccctggccccggccccggagCTCTCGACCTTTGTAGCAGTTTGCGAGCACCCCTGAGGTCCCCAGTGATGTGGGGTTCAGGATGCTTGGGGCCTGAGCAGAGTCTTGAAGGTGTGGGGAAGGCAGCACCCCTGAGAGAAGAGGTTCCTTTTTTCCCAGGGGAAAGTAATTTGAAAGATTTCTATGTTGAAACAGATATGGACTTAATGGGAAGTAGATGGCAGAAACTCACATGAAAATTTTGGTTAAAGCTAAGACGACATCAGTTGAATTTTTGCCGTCAGAGCTGCTTGCTCTTAGGGACTTGACAGTGTCCTTGGAGCCCAGCAGAGGGCGCACTGCCTCCACCGCATGGTGGGGACTTggtgggagcaggaaggggccCATCTCTGCCTGCCTTACAGGTGTTAGGGTGCCCGGCATCTGCCAAAGAACGGCCGAGGCATCGTGTGTCCCTTTTGTTGGAGATCGAGGTGGCCGGAGCCGAGTACGACAGCACCAAGCAGAAGACAGAGTTTTGTGGGTgagccctccttccccactcaCTCTTCTCATCCTCCCCTCTGCACCAGTGACCCAATCTTCTCTCTGCTGGTGGCCTATGACCTTTTGCCCTTGCTTTCGCAGTGGACAATGGCCTGAATCCTGTTGGCCGGCAAAGCCATTCCACTTCCAGATCAGTACCCTGAATTCGCTTTCCTGCGCTTTGTCGTATATGAGGAAGACATGTTTAGTGACCAGACTTCCTGGCTCAGGCTACCTTCCCGGTGAAAGGCCTGAAGACAGGTGAGGACCCCTGCCTGTGACCCGGGGCTGGGGGACGGGGCCCGGGCTCAGCTCTCCTCCCAGGCTGAGGGCCAGGCTTTCTCCCAGGGTACAGAGCAGTGCCTTTGAAGAACAACTACAGTGAAGACCTGGAGCTGGCTTCCCTGTTGGTCAAGGTCGACGTCTTTCCCTGCCAAGGTAACCGCAGCGCTGGGGTGGTGCCGACCGGGCTGCAGTCTCAGGAGGTGCAGGGGGCTCACTGACCCGGTGTGCTTTCCCTTCGCTGAAGCAGGAGAACGGTGACCTCAGTCCCTTCG carries:
- the PLCG1 gene encoding LOW QUALITY PROTEIN: 1-phosphatidylinositol 4,5-bisphosphate phosphodiesterase gamma-1 (The sequence of the model RefSeq protein was modified relative to this genomic sequence to represent the inferred CDS: inserted 4 bases in 4 codons; deleted 4 bases in 3 codons); translated protein: MAGVSSPCANGCGPGAPSDAEVLNLCRSLEVGTVMTLFYSKKSQRPERKTFQVKLETRQITWSRGADKIEGAIDIREIKEIRPGKTSRDFDRYQEDPAFRPDQSHCFVILYGMEFRLKTLSLQATSEDEVNMWIKGLTWLTEDTLQAATPLQIERWLRKQFYSVDRNREDRISAKDLKNMLSQVNYRVPNMRFLRERLTDLEQRSSDITYGQFAQLYRSLMYSAQKTMDLPFLEASALRAGERPELCRVSLPEFQQFLLEYQRELWAVDQFQVQEFMLDFLQDPLREIEEPYFSLDEFVTFLFSKENSVWNAKLDAVCPDSMNNPLSHYWISSSHNTYLTGDQFSSESSLEAYARCLRMGCRCIELDCWDGPDGMPVIYHGHTLTTKIKFSDVLHTIKEHAFVASEYPVILSIEDHCSIAQQRNMAQHFKKVLGDTLLTKPVDIAADGLPSPNQLKRKILIKHKKLAEGSAYEEVPASVMYSENDISNSIKNGILYLEDPVNHEWYPHYFVLTSSKIYYSEETSNDQGNEDEEEPKEASGSTELHSNEKWFHGKLGAGRDGRHIAERLLTEYCIETGAPDGSFLVRESETFVGDYTLSFWRNGKVQHCRIHSRQDAGTPKFFLTDNLVFDSLYDLITHYQQVPLRCNEFEMRLSEPVPQTNAHESKEWYHASLTRAQAEHMLMRVPRDGAFLVRKRNEPNSYAISFRAEGKIKHCRVQQEGQTVMLGNSEFDSLVDLISYYEKHPLYRKMKLRYPINEEALEKIGTAEPDYGALYEGRNPGFYVEANPMPTFKCAVKALFDYKAQRDDELTFTKSAIIQNVEKQDGGWWRGDYGGKKQLWFPSNYVEEMVSPAALEPEREHLDDNSPLGDLLRGVLDVPACQIAIRPEGKNNRLFVFSISMASVAQWSLDVAADSQEELQDWVKKIREVAQTADARLTEGKMMERRKKIALELSELVVYCRPVPFDEEKIGTERACYRDMSSFPETKAEKYVNKAKGKKFLQYNRLQLSRIYPKGQRLDSSNYDPLPMWICGSQLVALNFQTPDKPMQMNQALFMTGGHCGYVLQPSTMRDEVFDPFDKSSLRGLEPCAICIEVGFGGARHLPKNGRGIVCPFLEIEVAGAEYDSTKQKTEFLDNGLNPXWPAKPFHFQISXPEFAFLRFVVYEEDMFSDQXFLAQATFPVKGLKTGYRAVPLKNNYSEDLELASLLVKVDVFPCQGNRSAGENGDLSPFGGTSLRERGSDASAQLFHSRGREGLLEARYQQPFEDFRISQEHXADHVDGRERRAPRRTRVNGDNRL